The region AACTGAAACAATCCTTGATATTGATAGTGAAGACGGAACTGTTTACATTACCCCTCAAGAAGATATGAGTGATCCTCTTGGTGTATGGAATGCGAATCATATTGTAAAAGCTGTAGCTCGTGGATTTAATCCAGAATGTGCACTTAAATTAGTTGATGATAATGTTTATTTAGAAATAATAAAATTACCATTATACATTGGAAAATCTAAAAATGCACTTTCCAGATACAAAGGAAGAATAATTGGCCAAAATGGAAAAACACGTGAAATAATTACTGAAATGGCTGATGTAGATATGGCCATTTATGGAAAAACAGTTTCATTAATTGGTGAAATGGATAATATTACGATAGCTAAAGAAGCTATTGAAATGATTTTAAAA is a window of uncultured Methanobrevibacter sp. DNA encoding:
- a CDS encoding KH domain-containing protein is translated as MPETDYLKIPQNRIGALIGNKGDVKKSIEKATETILDIDSEDGTVYITPQEDMSDPLGVWNANHIVKAVARGFNPECALKLVDDNVYLEIIKLPLYIGKSKNALSRYKGRIIGQNGKTREIITEMADVDMAIYGKTVSLIGEMDNITIAKEAIEMILKGSRHKSVYSFLERKKDELKLKEFKDLVGIKDDEIEFKDGIEFDEDLMK